One Globicephala melas chromosome 6, mGloMel1.2, whole genome shotgun sequence genomic window carries:
- the ALDOB gene encoding fructose-bisphosphate aldolase B, with protein MIGEVSGFRSAQSLAEETAVSIAEQVDLFGDTKVSRPVTMAYQFPALTSEQKKELSEIAQCIVASGKGILAADESVGTMGSRLQRIKVENTEENRRQFREILFTVDDSISQSIGGVILFHETLYQKDSQGRLFRDILKEKGIVVGIKLDQGGAPLAGTNKETTIQGLDGLSQRCAQYKKDGANFGKWRAVLKIDNQCPSHLAIQENANTLARYASICQQNGLVPIVEPEVIADGDHDMEHCQYVTEKVLAAVYKALNDHHVYLEGTLLKPNMVTAGHASTKKYTPEQVAMATVTALYRTVPAAVPGICFLSGGMSEEDATLNLNAINLCPLPKPWKLSFSYGRALQASALAAWSGKAANKKATQEAFMKRALANCQAAKGQYVHTGSSGAASTQSLFTACYTY; from the exons ACCTGTCACCATGGCCTACCAATTTCCGGCCCTCACTTCAGAACAGAAGAAGGAGCTCTCAGAAATTGCCCAGTGCATTGTTGCCAGTGGGAAGGGGATCCTGGCTGCAGATGAGTCTGTAG GCACCATGGGGAGCCGCCTGCAGAGGATCAAGGTGGAGAACACTGAAGAGAACCGCCGGCAGTTCCGCGAAATCCTCTTCACCGTGGATGATTCTATCAGCCAGAGCATCGGGGGCGTGATCCTTTTCCATGAGACCCTCTACCAGAAGGACAGCCAAGGAAGGCTGTTCAGAGACATCCTCAAGGAAAAAGGGATCGTGGTGGGAATCAAG TTAGACCAAGGAGGTGCTCCCCTTGCAGGAACAAACAAGGAAACCACCATTCAAG GGCTTGATGGCCTTTCTCAACGCTGTGCTCAGTATAAGAAAGATGGTGCTAATTTTGGGAAGTGGCGTGCTGTGCTGAAGATTGACAACCAGTGTCCATCCCACCTTGCTATCCAGGAAAATGCCAACACCCTGGCCCGCTATGCCAGCATCTGTCAGCAG aatGGGCTAGTACCCATTGTTGAACCAGAGGTAATTGCTGATGGAGACCATGACATGGAACATTGCCAGTATGTTACTGAGAAG GTCCTGGCTGCTGTCTACAAGGCCCTGAATGACCATCATGTTTACTTGGAGGGCACCCTGTTGAAGCCCAACATGGTGACTGCTGGACATGCCTCCACCAAGAAGTATACTCCAGAGCAGGTGGCAATGGCCACTGTCACAGCTCTCTACCGTACTGTTCCTGCAGCTGTTCCTG GCATCTGCTTTTTGTCTGGTGGCATGAGTGAAGAGGATGCTACTCTCAACCTCAATGCTATCAACCTTTGCCCTCTACCAAAGCCCTGGAAACTAAGTTTCTCTTATGGACGGGCCCTGCAGGCCAGTGCACTGGCTGCCTGGAGTGGCAAGGCTGCAAACAAGAAGGCAACCCAGGAGGCTTTTATGAAGCGGGCCCTG GCTAACTGCCAGGCAGCCAAAGGACAGTATGTTCACACGGGCTCTTCTGGTGCTGCTTCTACCCAGTCGCTCTTCACAGCCTGCTATACCTACTAG